In a genomic window of Blastocatellia bacterium:
- a CDS encoding tetratricopeptide repeat protein: MLKKFSFAFIVGLLLAAAAAAQEVEVDRYQINVRLDPAASAADCRAAITVVNLGQTPKTRLFFRLSKLAKVTSATVNGATAQIETTEDRRVTTLNQIVVSADAGIAPNATARVEFAYRIEAPESSALIHIYPGEVLLAPEAIWVPMPSTVFTPYGPTTAPFTLDVTVASATNNFRGLSAGAVKSAGPAFAFEQSLNSLPLLIAGNYDQPLGSDAGGVKIEVYTPPGLTLAAAAKAAGPAISKRLSDEAGRAVDFFTRLLGPPPAGATFRIISSARAGNLAVPGALVLNEQVFRRDVVTESTIEAVADAVARMWTEGRARIRGIEARSGQRPRSVAFLRDSLPRYLAALYFEDRFGKEAGRDAFERMRWSYTPVAQSGRDAELGLQTIALPNYSAAIFGKGPLVLRLMAETAGRDKMIAAIKTTFAVAQTKVVTPDDFRAAVVKSTSPAVEKLFQQWLDSITEPDLIVGAPLPSDKPDTQRLNLRNLGTGDVTVKVLATTASGKPVTISVAVPSENIATAEIPTAEKITAIEVDPDKLIIQTNYDNDARDGDMKLPRPSAQTLFNQSIAAFNKGDYAEAEGKLREAARRDPTNALIHAWLGRTLAAEKKFDEATTEANAAIKIEPPVGSALAWAHVTLGQAAMARNQAAEAVGALRRAVVEAEEAPAQVAARAALIQAERAANQLPPVDAAIRSFISQLDAVIKDPSSDKLTPLVVRNNLKRFIQGLTVTRPSAWATEILRVDPMDANRVALDVALTARAENRDQSGTALYILSRAGGNWVLEDVQLFNVK, translated from the coding sequence ATGCTCAAAAAGTTTTCATTCGCTTTTATCGTCGGGCTTCTGCTCGCCGCCGCCGCGGCGGCGCAGGAAGTCGAAGTGGATCGCTATCAGATCAACGTGCGCCTCGACCCCGCGGCGAGCGCCGCCGATTGCCGCGCCGCCATCACGGTCGTCAATCTCGGTCAAACGCCAAAGACCAGGCTCTTCTTTCGCCTGAGCAAACTTGCGAAAGTCACGTCGGCCACTGTGAACGGCGCGACCGCGCAGATCGAGACAACCGAAGACCGCCGCGTCACGACGCTCAATCAAATCGTCGTTTCCGCAGACGCCGGCATCGCCCCGAACGCGACCGCCAGGGTTGAATTCGCTTACCGCATCGAAGCGCCCGAATCCTCGGCCTTGATTCACATCTACCCCGGCGAAGTGCTGCTCGCGCCCGAAGCCATCTGGGTGCCGATGCCTTCAACCGTCTTCACGCCCTATGGGCCGACGACCGCGCCATTCACGCTCGACGTCACTGTGGCCTCGGCTACAAACAACTTTCGCGGGCTGTCGGCAGGCGCGGTGAAATCCGCCGGGCCGGCGTTCGCCTTCGAGCAGTCGCTCAATTCCCTGCCCCTGCTGATTGCCGGCAATTACGATCAACCGCTCGGCAGCGATGCCGGCGGCGTGAAGATCGAAGTCTACACCCCGCCCGGCCTGACCCTGGCGGCTGCTGCGAAGGCCGCGGGCCCGGCGATCAGCAAGCGCTTGAGTGATGAAGCCGGGCGCGCGGTTGATTTCTTCACGCGCCTGCTCGGGCCGCCGCCTGCGGGCGCGACCTTCCGCATCATCTCGTCGGCACGCGCCGGCAATCTGGCCGTGCCGGGGGCGCTGGTCCTAAACGAGCAAGTGTTCCGCCGCGACGTGGTCACCGAGTCAACCATTGAAGCCGTAGCCGATGCCGTCGCCAGAATGTGGACGGAAGGCCGCGCGCGGATTCGCGGCATCGAAGCCCGCAGCGGCCAGCGCCCCCGCAGCGTCGCTTTCCTGCGCGATTCGCTGCCGCGTTACCTGGCGGCGCTCTACTTCGAAGATCGCTTCGGCAAAGAGGCAGGGCGCGACGCCTTCGAGCGCATGCGCTGGAGCTACACGCCGGTGGCGCAATCGGGCCGCGACGCCGAGCTGGGCTTGCAGACCATCGCGCTGCCGAATTACAGCGCCGCCATCTTTGGCAAAGGCCCGCTGGTGCTGCGGCTGATGGCCGAGACCGCGGGCCGCGACAAAATGATCGCCGCGATCAAGACGACATTCGCTGTCGCGCAGACGAAGGTGGTCACGCCGGATGACTTTCGCGCCGCCGTCGTCAAGAGCACCAGCCCGGCTGTCGAAAAGCTCTTTCAGCAATGGCTCGACTCGATCACCGAGCCGGACCTCATCGTCGGCGCGCCGCTGCCGTCGGACAAGCCCGACACGCAGCGCCTCAACCTGCGCAACCTGGGCACAGGCGACGTGACCGTCAAAGTGCTGGCGACGACCGCTTCGGGAAAGCCTGTGACGATCAGCGTCGCGGTGCCGTCGGAAAACATCGCGACGGCGGAAATCCCGACGGCGGAAAAGATCACCGCCATCGAAGTTGATCCCGACAAGCTGATTATCCAGACGAACTATGACAACGACGCGCGCGACGGCGATATGAAACTGCCGCGCCCGTCGGCGCAGACGCTCTTCAATCAAAGCATCGCCGCCTTCAACAAAGGCGATTATGCCGAAGCCGAAGGCAAGCTGCGCGAGGCGGCGCGCCGCGACCCGACCAACGCGCTGATCCATGCGTGGCTCGGCCGCACGCTTGCCGCCGAAAAGAAGTTCGACGAAGCGACCACTGAAGCCAACGCCGCGATCAAGATCGAGCCGCCGGTCGGCTCGGCGCTGGCCTGGGCACATGTGACGCTAGGGCAGGCGGCGATGGCGCGCAATCAAGCGGCAGAGGCGGTCGGGGCGCTACGCCGCGCCGTCGTCGAAGCCGAAGAAGCGCCGGCGCAGGTCGCGGCGCGTGCGGCGCTGATTCAGGCCGAGCGCGCCGCCAATCAGTTGCCGCCGGTTGATGCGGCGATCCGCTCATTCATCTCGCAGCTCGACGCGGTCATCAAAGACCCTTCGTCTGACAAGCTGACGCCGCTGGTCGTGCGCAACAACCTGAAACGCTTCATTCAAGGGCTGACCGTCACCCGACCGAGCGCCTGGGCGACCGAGATTCTCCGCGTTGACCCGATGGATGCCAATCGCGTCGCGCTCGACGTGGCGCTCACGGCGCGGGCCGAGAACCGTGACCAGTCGGGCACGGCACTTTACATCCTGAGCCGAGCCGGCGGCAACTGGGTACTCGAAGACGTGCAGTTGTTCAACGTGAAGTGA
- the kdsA gene encoding 3-deoxy-8-phosphooctulonate synthase, with amino-acid sequence MPASVTPFKVGDVELGGGELFLIAGPCVVESEAHALKMASAISRITRQLGVPYIFKASYDKANRTSATAHRGPGIEEGLRVLGRIRSEFGLPVLTDVHETAQVRAAAEVADILQIPAFLCRQTDLIVEAARTNRAVNIKKGQFLAPHDMKNAVAKAASQNNRRVIITERGTSFGYNNLVVDFRGLPVMRGFGYPVVYDITHSLQRPGGLGTATGGDAELIEYMARAGVACGVDGVFMEVHDNPAAALSDGPNSLPLERLAPLLEKLKAIHALVKDQL; translated from the coding sequence ATGCCAGCCTCAGTGACGCCTTTCAAAGTTGGTGACGTAGAGCTTGGCGGCGGTGAGCTGTTCCTCATCGCCGGCCCGTGTGTTGTCGAAAGCGAAGCCCACGCTCTGAAGATGGCCTCGGCCATCAGCCGCATCACCCGTCAGCTCGGCGTCCCGTATATTTTCAAAGCCTCTTACGACAAAGCCAACCGCACTTCGGCGACGGCGCATCGCGGGCCGGGGATCGAAGAAGGCTTGCGCGTGCTGGGGCGCATTCGCAGCGAGTTTGGCTTACCGGTGCTGACCGACGTACACGAAACCGCGCAGGTGCGCGCCGCCGCCGAAGTCGCCGACATCTTGCAGATTCCGGCGTTCCTCTGCCGGCAGACCGATCTGATTGTCGAAGCCGCGCGCACGAATCGTGCCGTCAACATCAAGAAAGGCCAGTTCCTGGCACCGCACGACATGAAGAACGCCGTCGCCAAGGCGGCTTCGCAAAACAACCGACGGGTGATCATCACCGAGCGCGGCACGAGCTTCGGTTATAACAACCTGGTCGTAGACTTTCGCGGCCTGCCGGTGATGCGCGGCTTCGGCTACCCTGTGGTCTATGACATTACTCACAGTTTGCAGCGGCCCGGTGGCCTGGGCACGGCGACCGGCGGCGACGCGGAGTTGATCGAATACATGGCGCGGGCCGGCGTCGCCTGCGGCGTGGACGGCGTGTTTATGGAAGTTCACGATAACCCTGCGGCGGCGCTTTCCGATGGGCCGAACAGCCTGCCGCTCGAACGCCTCGCGCCGCTGCTCGAAAAGCTCAAAGCGATTCACGCGCTGGTGAAAGATCAGTTGTAA
- a CDS encoding NAD(P)/FAD-dependent oxidoreductase, protein MAASHIVIVGGGFAGLYTALELEKRLKRERDVTVTLLNGENFFLFTPMLPETGAGSIGTRHIVSPLRKLLRRTRFAEVEVSGINFDAQVVSARHSLTGAEREFHYDYLVLTLGGVINYFGIPGAAEFALPFKTLGDAIYVRNHVIDMLEEAAVEPERADELLTFAVVGGGLTGVEVVGQINDFVREAADYYPEIDRRRIRVLLIEAGPRLMAEMNEKLAAFAERVLVKRGVEVRTNTAVTRVEQNGFALSGGEQVATQTVIWGAGVAPNPLVAGFELAKERGRIRVNEYFEVEGRKNVWALGDCAHIPNPKTGKPHPPTAQHAVREGKRAARNIAAIFGRARRQPFDYDTMGQMAIVGERTGVADLMGLRFSGYFAWFLWRTYYVMRIPQLEKRVRVILDWTLDLFFERDLVQLAVSREHELVAKTTPGAQTPRVK, encoded by the coding sequence ATGGCAGCCAGTCATATTGTTATTGTCGGCGGCGGATTCGCCGGACTCTATACCGCGCTTGAACTGGAAAAGCGACTGAAGCGCGAGCGCGATGTCACCGTCACGCTGCTCAACGGCGAAAACTTTTTCCTGTTCACGCCGATGTTGCCGGAAACCGGCGCAGGCAGCATCGGCACGCGCCACATTGTCAGCCCCTTGCGCAAGCTCCTGCGCCGCACGCGCTTTGCCGAAGTCGAAGTATCGGGCATCAATTTTGACGCGCAGGTGGTCTCGGCGCGGCACAGCCTGACGGGCGCTGAGCGTGAGTTCCATTACGATTATCTGGTGCTGACGCTCGGCGGCGTCATCAACTATTTCGGCATTCCCGGCGCGGCGGAATTCGCCCTGCCCTTCAAGACGCTGGGCGACGCCATCTACGTCCGCAACCACGTCATCGATATGCTTGAAGAAGCTGCGGTCGAGCCGGAGCGTGCCGACGAGCTGCTGACCTTTGCGGTCGTCGGCGGTGGTCTGACGGGCGTCGAAGTCGTCGGCCAGATCAATGACTTCGTGCGCGAGGCGGCCGATTATTATCCAGAGATCGACCGCCGTCGCATCCGCGTGCTGCTTATCGAAGCCGGGCCGCGACTGATGGCCGAGATGAACGAGAAGCTCGCCGCCTTTGCCGAGCGCGTGCTGGTCAAGCGCGGTGTCGAAGTCCGCACCAACACCGCCGTCACTCGCGTCGAGCAAAATGGCTTCGCGTTGTCGGGCGGTGAACAGGTCGCGACACAAACGGTCATCTGGGGCGCGGGAGTTGCGCCCAATCCGCTCGTCGCCGGCTTCGAGCTGGCAAAAGAGCGCGGGCGCATTCGCGTCAACGAATACTTTGAAGTCGAGGGCCGGAAGAACGTCTGGGCGCTCGGCGATTGCGCTCACATTCCCAATCCGAAGACCGGCAAGCCGCACCCGCCGACGGCACAGCACGCCGTCCGCGAAGGCAAGCGCGCGGCGCGCAACATTGCGGCGATCTTTGGGCGCGCTCGGCGGCAGCCGTTTGATTACGACACCATGGGACAGATGGCGATTGTCGGCGAGCGCACAGGCGTTGCGGATTTGATGGGCCTGCGCTTTTCCGGCTACTTCGCATGGTTTCTCTGGCGAACCTATTACGTGATGCGCATCCCGCAGCTCGAAAAGCGGGTGCGCGTCATCCTCGACTGGACGCTCGACCTCTTCTTCGAGCGCGATCTGGTACAACTGGCGGTTTCGCGTGAGCATGAGCTAGTCGCCAAAACCACGCCGGGCGCTCAGACACCGCGCGTGAAATAG
- a CDS encoding DUF5131 family protein produces MQAVLEGASTDHTRRDRRSIAAPWPPSYTLNMKPARKPERAVKLTVIQPRSVLNRSGMGGFTLNPYQGCTVGCAYCYVPHMKHKQLEERKWGTYVDVKEGVPELLDKQLGRLRQPTRVFMSTATDPYQPVEERYQITRRILEVFERHPQHSLFILTKQTLVERDADLIARLPRAAVGMSISVIDDRLSDIIEPWAAPTSGRLATIRRLSERGIATYVLWAPAFVPVPMSREFVRDAMTKIAESRTQALSLDSLNYRSRQPAGLPRRLARDGHAPATAAQVELLRQEARRHGLARRLDLVAPESEIAELQPLLPFE; encoded by the coding sequence TTGCAAGCTGTACTTGAAGGGGCGAGCACCGACCACACGAGGCGCGACAGGCGCTCGATTGCTGCACCCTGGCCGCCCTCTTATACTTTGAATATGAAGCCCGCGCGCAAGCCTGAGCGAGCCGTCAAGCTCACCGTCATTCAGCCACGGTCGGTGCTGAATCGTTCCGGCATGGGCGGCTTCACGCTCAACCCTTACCAGGGATGCACAGTAGGCTGCGCCTACTGCTACGTGCCGCACATGAAGCACAAGCAGTTGGAAGAGCGGAAGTGGGGCACGTATGTTGACGTCAAAGAGGGCGTGCCGGAACTGCTCGACAAACAACTGGGGCGCTTGCGCCAGCCGACGCGGGTTTTCATGTCAACCGCGACCGATCCTTATCAGCCCGTCGAAGAGCGCTACCAGATCACCCGCCGCATTCTTGAAGTCTTCGAGCGCCACCCGCAGCACAGCCTCTTCATTCTGACCAAGCAAACCCTGGTCGAGCGCGACGCCGACTTGATCGCCCGCCTGCCGCGCGCCGCCGTTGGCATGAGCATTTCGGTGATCGATGACCGGCTATCAGACATTATTGAGCCGTGGGCCGCACCAACCAGCGGGCGGCTGGCAACGATTCGCCGTCTGTCGGAGCGCGGCATTGCGACTTACGTGTTGTGGGCGCCGGCCTTCGTGCCCGTGCCGATGAGCCGCGAATTCGTCCGCGACGCCATGACGAAGATTGCCGAAAGCCGGACGCAGGCGTTGTCGCTCGACAGCCTGAATTATCGCTCGCGCCAGCCCGCGGGCTTGCCGCGCCGTCTGGCTCGCGACGGCCACGCACCGGCGACCGCCGCGCAGGTCGAGCTGCTGCGCCAGGAAGCCAGGCGGCACGGCCTGGCACGCCGCCTCGATCTGGTCGCGCCGGAATCAGAGATCGCCGAGCTTCAGCCGCTGCTGCCGTTCGAGTAA